One Flagellimonas sp. CMM7 genomic region harbors:
- a CDS encoding histone deacetylase, whose product MLKIAFHPIYKHPLPDKHRFPMMKYELLPQQLLHEGTCIEDNFFQPEIPSDEPILAVHDSEYYKALVNLDIKPSAARKIGFPLSDELVQRERIIADGTIKGCEFALKHGIAMNIAGGTHHAYSNRGEAFCMLNDQAIGARYLQNKGLRKRILIVDLDVHQGNGTAEIFQGDDSVFTFSMHGKGNYPFKKEISDLDIPLEKGTTDEAYLLQLKKTLPELLEKVRPNFIFYLCGVDVLASDKLGTLGMTMEGCLERDRYVLQTCHKAKIPVQCSMGGGYSPDIKIIVDAHANTFRVAQDIYA is encoded by the coding sequence CAACAATTGCTTCATGAAGGCACTTGTATTGAAGATAATTTCTTTCAACCAGAAATCCCAAGTGATGAACCTATTTTGGCAGTGCATGATTCAGAATATTATAAAGCTTTGGTCAATCTAGATATTAAACCAAGTGCAGCCAGAAAGATTGGTTTTCCTTTGAGTGATGAATTGGTGCAACGGGAACGCATTATAGCAGATGGGACTATTAAAGGGTGCGAGTTTGCCTTAAAGCATGGCATAGCAATGAATATTGCTGGAGGCACCCACCATGCCTACTCTAACCGAGGAGAAGCTTTTTGTATGCTCAATGACCAAGCTATTGGAGCTAGATATCTTCAAAACAAAGGATTGAGAAAAAGAATTCTAATAGTGGATTTAGATGTGCACCAAGGCAATGGTACCGCAGAAATCTTTCAAGGTGACGATTCCGTTTTTACTTTTTCAATGCACGGAAAAGGAAATTACCCCTTTAAAAAAGAAATATCCGATTTGGATATTCCATTGGAAAAAGGGACTACAGATGAAGCATACTTACTGCAACTAAAAAAAACTCTCCCAGAACTATTGGAAAAGGTCCGACCCAATTTTATCTTTTACCTATGCGGTGTGGATGTCCTTGCTTCGGATAAATTAGGAACCCTTGGAATGACTATGGAAGGTTGTCTGGAGCGTGACCGCTATGTACTTCAAACTTGTCATAAAGCTAAAATTCCCGTACAATGCAGTATGGGGGGAGGCTATTCTCCAGATATTAAAATAATTGTTGATGCACATGCCAATACTTTTAGGGTAGCACAGGATATTTATGCCTAA
- a CDS encoding phosphatase PAP2 family protein, whose translation MQSFKFLFLLLITVQLNGQELKIKKEKTLWNNFTYDMGNVFGGVGHSYSRPFHWKGKDWSHLGYLTAGTAFLFTVDDEMDNWVDGFREDVPSFLVSYGNEYGNPQNNYMVTGGVYLAGLFTKNEKLRRTGVLLISSATAIGFLQQVSARMIGRARPKSGDPSSVYDPFQIARKKNYDSFPSGHTMLAFTNAYAIAKQFKSPWIKAGIYTVGMIPGFARIVDNFHWVSDVAFSTVLSIFIVESIDKYLDKKYDQKYNNTGKDLSWNLSLAPNTVGLVIQF comes from the coding sequence ATGCAATCATTCAAATTTCTTTTTCTCCTGTTAATTACTGTTCAGCTAAACGGTCAGGAGCTAAAAATCAAAAAGGAAAAAACCCTTTGGAATAATTTCACTTACGATATGGGCAATGTCTTTGGAGGTGTTGGCCATTCCTATAGCAGACCTTTTCATTGGAAGGGTAAAGACTGGTCCCATCTGGGTTATTTAACTGCTGGTACTGCCTTTTTATTTACGGTTGATGACGAAATGGATAATTGGGTGGATGGTTTTAGGGAAGATGTCCCAAGTTTTCTTGTGAGTTATGGAAACGAGTATGGGAACCCACAAAATAATTATATGGTTACCGGAGGAGTTTATCTTGCTGGACTTTTTACCAAAAATGAAAAGCTGAGACGTACAGGAGTTTTATTGATTTCATCTGCAACCGCTATTGGCTTTTTGCAGCAGGTAAGTGCGCGTATGATTGGCAGGGCCAGACCAAAAAGTGGTGACCCATCCAGTGTATATGATCCTTTTCAAATAGCTAGGAAAAAAAATTATGATTCATTTCCTTCTGGGCACACCATGCTTGCGTTTACCAATGCATATGCCATTGCAAAACAATTTAAAAGTCCTTGGATAAAAGCTGGTATCTACACCGTGGGAATGATTCCTGGTTTTGCTAGAATTGTTGATAATTTTCACTGGGTTTCCGATGTAGCCTTCAGCACCGTTCTTAGTATTTTTATTGTAGAATCCATAGATAAGTATCTGGATAAAAAATACGATCAAAAGTATAACAACACAGGAAAGGACCTAAGCTGGAACCTATCTTTGGCCCCAAATACTGTTGGTTTGGTCATCCAATTTTAA
- a CDS encoding ferritin, with product MLSKKLEKALNDQIQIEAESSQVYLSMASWAEVKGLEGIAGFMYGHSDEERMHMLKLVKYVNERGGHAKISTLKAPKTDFVSFQKMFEELYQHEIFVSKSINDLVHVTLEEKDYATHNFLQWYVAEQLEEEALARTVLDKINLIGNDKGGLYLFDRDVQQINVESAASNTAGE from the coding sequence ATGTTATCAAAGAAACTTGAAAAAGCACTTAACGATCAAATACAAATAGAAGCGGAATCTTCGCAGGTATATCTATCCATGGCATCTTGGGCAGAAGTAAAAGGTTTGGAAGGAATCGCCGGTTTTATGTACGGCCATTCTGATGAGGAACGCATGCACATGCTAAAATTGGTTAAGTATGTAAACGAGCGTGGAGGACATGCTAAAATTTCAACATTAAAAGCGCCAAAGACGGACTTTGTCTCTTTCCAGAAAATGTTTGAAGAGTTATATCAGCATGAAATCTTTGTATCCAAAAGCATCAATGATCTTGTTCATGTTACCTTGGAAGAAAAAGATTATGCCACGCATAATTTTTTACAGTGGTATGTAGCGGAGCAATTGGAGGAGGAAGCCTTAGCCAGAACCGTATTGGATAAAATCAATTTAATTGGCAATGACAAGGGTGGCCTCTACCTTTTTGATAGGGATGTACAACAGATTAATGTTGAAAGTGCAGCTTCTAATACTGCTGGCGAATAA
- a CDS encoding single-stranded DNA-binding protein, which yields MNSLKNKVQLIGNLGNDPEMVILENGNKLAKFSIATNESYKNAEGEKVTDTQWHNVVAWGKTAEIVESYLVKGKEVAIEGKLVSRSYETKEGEKRYITEIKCNELLMLGK from the coding sequence ATGAATTCGCTAAAAAACAAAGTACAGTTGATTGGAAACTTAGGAAATGACCCAGAAATGGTAATCTTGGAAAATGGTAATAAACTGGCTAAATTTTCCATTGCCACAAATGAGTCATATAAGAATGCAGAAGGAGAGAAAGTGACAGACACCCAATGGCACAATGTTGTGGCATGGGGAAAGACCGCTGAGATAGTGGAAAGCTATTTGGTAAAAGGGAAAGAAGTTGCTATTGAAGGTAAACTGGTATCACGATCCTATGAAACCAAAGAAGGAGAAAAAAGATATATAACAGAAATTAAGTGTAATGAGTTGCTAATGCTAGGTAAGTAA
- a CDS encoding IS1595 family transposase has protein sequence MQFKSLPQLLDYFKDEATGIAYYENIRWGNEPACPHCGCTNPYKTNRGWKCRDKECHKKFTVRVGTIFENSKIPFRIWFAAIWLATEHKKGISSVQLAIDLGITQKTAWFVLHRIREMLRDKAPQMLGENKMVEIDAAYVGGKESNKHLNKRRSNEDKNLTNEGKPYKAKKTIIGIIERNGKVALRYVSGETTQNMVDFVKTHVPADSTIYSDEAPAYKQLKRTYKHDNVKHALNIYVEGQVHTNTIENFWSVLKRGLYGVYHQVSDKHISRYLDEYAARFNNRTLTSNERFNQFLEDSESVLSYDKLTEK, from the coding sequence ATGCAATTCAAGTCACTACCACAACTTTTAGATTACTTCAAAGACGAAGCTACGGGGATAGCGTACTACGAAAATATTCGTTGGGGAAATGAGCCTGCATGTCCTCATTGTGGTTGCACCAACCCTTATAAGACCAATAGAGGCTGGAAGTGTAGAGATAAAGAATGCCACAAGAAGTTTACTGTTAGGGTAGGTACGATATTTGAGAACTCAAAGATTCCTTTCCGTATCTGGTTTGCTGCAATCTGGTTGGCAACGGAGCATAAGAAAGGCATTTCCAGTGTGCAACTTGCAATTGATTTGGGAATAACCCAGAAAACTGCATGGTTTGTTCTGCACCGTATCAGGGAAATGCTAAGGGACAAAGCCCCGCAAATGTTGGGCGAGAACAAAATGGTAGAAATTGATGCTGCATACGTTGGCGGTAAGGAATCTAACAAGCATCTTAACAAAAGACGTTCAAACGAGGATAAGAACCTAACCAATGAGGGTAAGCCTTACAAGGCAAAGAAAACCATCATAGGGATCATTGAGCGCAACGGTAAGGTTGCTTTAAGGTACGTATCGGGAGAAACCACACAAAATATGGTAGACTTCGTTAAAACGCATGTTCCTGCTGACAGCACTATCTATTCAGATGAAGCCCCTGCATACAAGCAGTTGAAAAGAACCTATAAGCATGACAACGTTAAGCACGCCCTTAATATCTATGTAGAGGGTCAAGTACACACCAATACAATTGAGAACTTTTGGAGTGTTTTAAAACGTGGTCTTTATGGAGTGTATCATCAGGTAAGCGATAAGCATATTAGCCGTTATCTAGATGAATATGCTGCAAGGTTCAACAATAGGACTTTGACCTCAAACGAGCGTTTTAATCAGTTTTTGGAGGACTCGGAGAGTGTTTTGAGTTACGATAAGCTGACCGAAAAGTAA
- a CDS encoding xanthine dehydrogenase family protein molybdopterin-binding subunit translates to MKNTLKRRNFIKLMVSASGALIAGVHLQSCIPKKSVAETYEFSPLIQIDTDGWVSLIAKNPEIGQGIKTSLPMILAEELGANWDKVKVIQADFDTIYDEQWAGGSYAIILNWDLMRTAGAMVRQVLIEAASLKMNLPFEELTTENSNVVHIKSGDTTPFEALIAEASQMPLPEQVEFKPTDSFEIIGKNISQVGLDKLVSGGAEYAIDLKLPEMVYATAVKNPVFEGGVSSYDDTEARSVNGVIDIIELNNMEYGGRLLGPNSPNFVNGIAVIANSTWATFKAAKKLKVVWDNSNTRKENTDEIFGRFHAQLSNTSIERKDGDIARAKQSAASSFEAIYELPFLAHVTMEPMNCMVDFRADICEVWAPTQNPEALQDGLIKLFGLKPEQIKIHLPRIGGGFGRRYYVDYAMDAAVLSQKIGKPVKLTWTREEDIRHDWYRPGSVQKISASLDKDGMVTGWQHILANASRKTSLGREGGPAGTEIDEYDFPAGFVPNLQLEYGHVLSDAPLGQWRAVASSANAFSVHCFLDELAFLNKMDPIDYFLKFLGPKRMVPVVGDYEFDVERLIVVINKVRQMSNWDTSLPKGQGRGFAARKGAGSFIAEVVTVAVGESGKVEILQVDAAVDCGIVVNPSGARAQVEGGILEGLCAALYGEITFKDGAAQQSNFHDYKWMRLGEVPEMNVEFIKNELPPRGLGEPPLPPAIPALANAIYAATGKRIRKLPIV, encoded by the coding sequence ATGAAAAACACATTAAAAAGAAGGAATTTCATCAAACTTATGGTTTCGGCCAGTGGAGCCCTTATAGCAGGAGTGCATCTTCAATCGTGCATTCCCAAAAAATCTGTAGCAGAAACATATGAGTTTTCACCCCTTATACAAATTGATACAGATGGATGGGTTTCTCTCATTGCCAAGAACCCAGAAATTGGACAAGGAATCAAAACTTCCCTCCCCATGATTTTAGCCGAAGAATTGGGTGCCAATTGGGATAAAGTGAAAGTGATTCAAGCAGATTTTGATACCATTTACGATGAGCAATGGGCAGGTGGCAGCTATGCCATTATTCTAAATTGGGATTTGATGCGAACAGCAGGGGCAATGGTGAGACAAGTACTCATAGAGGCAGCGTCGCTTAAAATGAACCTTCCCTTTGAAGAACTTACTACAGAAAACAGTAACGTAGTACATATAAAATCCGGCGATACCACGCCATTTGAGGCACTTATTGCCGAAGCCTCTCAAATGCCATTGCCAGAGCAAGTGGAGTTTAAACCAACCGATTCTTTTGAAATTATTGGTAAGAACATTTCCCAAGTAGGTTTGGATAAGTTAGTGAGTGGAGGTGCTGAATATGCTATCGATTTAAAACTTCCAGAAATGGTATACGCCACCGCTGTAAAAAACCCTGTTTTTGAAGGTGGGGTAAGTAGTTATGACGATACAGAAGCAAGGTCCGTAAATGGTGTTATCGATATCATAGAACTTAATAATATGGAGTATGGTGGAAGACTGCTTGGGCCCAACAGTCCCAACTTTGTGAATGGTATTGCAGTTATTGCCAATTCAACCTGGGCCACATTTAAAGCTGCTAAAAAGCTTAAGGTAGTTTGGGATAATTCCAATACAAGAAAAGAAAATACAGATGAGATTTTTGGGCGTTTTCATGCCCAACTTTCAAATACATCTATCGAAAGAAAAGATGGAGACATCGCTAGGGCAAAACAGAGTGCTGCTTCCAGTTTTGAAGCTATTTATGAGTTGCCTTTTTTGGCACATGTTACCATGGAACCAATGAATTGTATGGTTGATTTTAGAGCTGATATTTGTGAGGTATGGGCCCCAACACAAAATCCGGAAGCATTGCAAGATGGGTTGATTAAATTGTTTGGGTTAAAACCAGAGCAGATTAAAATTCACCTGCCTAGAATAGGCGGTGGGTTTGGAAGAAGATATTATGTGGATTATGCAATGGACGCGGCCGTTTTATCTCAGAAAATTGGAAAACCGGTTAAACTTACCTGGACTAGGGAAGAGGATATCAGGCATGATTGGTATAGACCCGGAAGTGTGCAGAAAATCTCTGCTTCGCTGGATAAAGATGGTATGGTAACGGGATGGCAGCACATTTTGGCCAATGCTTCCCGCAAAACATCGTTAGGAAGAGAAGGAGGTCCAGCCGGCACCGAAATAGATGAATATGACTTTCCTGCCGGATTTGTTCCCAACCTTCAATTGGAATATGGACACGTGTTGAGCGATGCTCCTTTAGGCCAATGGCGTGCGGTAGCGTCTTCGGCCAATGCATTTTCCGTTCATTGTTTTTTGGATGAGCTGGCATTTTTGAACAAGATGGATCCCATTGATTATTTTTTAAAATTCCTAGGCCCCAAGAGAATGGTCCCAGTGGTCGGTGATTATGAGTTTGATGTAGAACGCTTGATTGTCGTAATCAATAAGGTACGGCAAATGAGCAATTGGGATACATCCTTACCTAAAGGGCAGGGAAGGGGATTTGCCGCTAGAAAAGGGGCTGGATCGTTTATTGCCGAGGTTGTAACTGTAGCTGTAGGTGAAAGTGGAAAGGTTGAAATTTTACAGGTAGATGCTGCGGTAGATTGCGGTATAGTGGTAAATCCTTCCGGAGCAAGAGCTCAAGTGGAAGGCGGAATCCTTGAAGGATTATGTGCAGCACTTTATGGGGAAATAACTTTTAAAGATGGCGCGGCACAGCAGTCTAATTTTCATGATTATAAGTGGATGCGGCTAGGGGAAGTGCCAGAGATGAATGTTGAATTTATAAAAAATGAACTGCCTCCGAGAGGTCTTGGCGAACCTCCTTTACCGCCAGCAATCCCGGCATTGGCAAACGCCATTTATGCTGCTACGGGAAAACGAATTAGAAAATTGCCAATAGTTTAA
- a CDS encoding (2Fe-2S)-binding protein — MPSYTITVNNAEKTVSVDADTPLLWVLRDELGLTGAKYGCGKGLCGACTVQYKGNAIRSCTLPIAAALEENITTIEGLSADLNHPVQQAWMELDVPQCGYCQSGQIISAAALLSKNPAPTEDEINAAMAGNICRCGTYPRIRKAIQLAASKLEE, encoded by the coding sequence ATGCCATCCTACACAATAACAGTGAACAATGCGGAAAAAACGGTTTCCGTAGATGCCGATACCCCATTACTCTGGGTGTTAAGAGATGAATTAGGATTAACGGGAGCCAAGTATGGTTGCGGAAAAGGTCTTTGCGGTGCTTGCACTGTGCAGTACAAAGGCAATGCCATTAGATCATGCACACTTCCAATTGCTGCCGCATTAGAAGAAAACATCACGACAATTGAAGGGTTGTCCGCAGACCTAAACCATCCAGTACAACAAGCATGGATGGAATTGGACGTGCCGCAATGCGGTTACTGTCAATCTGGTCAAATAATAAGTGCTGCTGCATTACTTTCCAAAAACCCGGCCCCAACTGAAGATGAAATAAATGCTGCCATGGCAGGCAATATCTGCAGATGTGGTACATACCCAAGAATACGTAAAGCCATACAGTTGGCTGCAAGCAAATTAGAAGAGTAG
- a CDS encoding LytTR family DNA-binding domain-containing protein, whose protein sequence is MKTKNFIGLILAIAVILGVLIYWREYATRDQVTLHHVLLWQFAIWVPWIIGFKVLDKIIKSTTESKFGTLLLFGTSLTLICLHFGWFFKFSSTYSPYLGLEGSKFGVYRYFFIFWTLVDIGLVWFIIDKLKTSGEAESKPPLLLELTRGSNKYFCEPSQIYLLASENYYTKLFTTKGIFVMRKPLKSFLDILPQNMFRKIHRSTIINVNYVAELSRGGDHSLEVIMKDGTRRRVSRTFIKEITLFFKDRTY, encoded by the coding sequence ATGAAAACCAAAAATTTTATAGGCTTAATACTTGCAATTGCAGTAATACTGGGCGTATTGATTTATTGGAGAGAATATGCCACTCGGGATCAGGTGACATTACACCACGTATTGCTTTGGCAATTTGCAATTTGGGTTCCTTGGATTATTGGTTTTAAAGTATTGGATAAAATTATTAAGAGTACTACTGAATCTAAATTTGGCACTCTTCTATTATTTGGCACTAGTTTGACACTAATCTGTTTGCATTTTGGTTGGTTTTTTAAGTTTAGTTCAACATACAGTCCATACTTAGGTTTGGAAGGATCCAAGTTTGGGGTATATCGCTACTTTTTTATCTTTTGGACATTGGTTGACATTGGCCTAGTTTGGTTTATTATAGACAAATTGAAGACATCAGGAGAAGCCGAGTCAAAACCTCCATTATTGTTAGAACTGACTAGAGGAAGTAATAAGTACTTCTGCGAACCTTCTCAAATTTATCTACTTGCTTCGGAAAACTATTATACCAAGCTATTTACTACCAAAGGTATTTTTGTGATGCGCAAACCTTTAAAATCTTTCCTTGACATTCTTCCCCAAAACATGTTCAGGAAAATCCACCGCTCTACCATAATTAATGTAAACTATGTAGCTGAACTTTCTAGAGGGGGTGATCATAGCTTAGAGGTAATCATGAAAGATGGCACTAGACGAAGAGTGAGTAGAACTTTTATCAAAGAGATTACACTTTTCTTTAAGGATAGAACGTATTAG
- a CDS encoding bifunctional transcriptional activator/DNA repair enzyme AdaA, producing the protein MNEQENLNYDRIAKAITHIHTNFKEQPSLDEIAEHVHLSPYHFQRIFKEWAGITPKKFLQYTSVQYAKQVLDQGTTTLFDAAMETGLSGTSRLHDLFISIEGMTPGEYKNDGENLSINYSYAHSPFGLVAIASTPKGLCHVAFIDDEEKGLYELKKQFPKAQYHQRVDQTQVNALMVFANDWSQISEIKLHLKGTDFQLKVWESLLRIPKGQLATYGKIADVIKKPKASRAVGTAIGSNPIAYLIPCHRVIQSSGNLGGYRWDSIRKTAIIGWEAAQSH; encoded by the coding sequence ATGAACGAACAGGAAAACTTAAACTATGATCGTATAGCAAAAGCTATAACTCATATTCATACTAATTTTAAGGAACAGCCCAGTTTAGATGAAATTGCAGAACATGTTCATTTAAGCCCATATCATTTTCAGAGAATTTTTAAGGAATGGGCCGGGATTACCCCAAAAAAGTTTTTGCAGTATACCAGCGTTCAATATGCAAAACAAGTATTGGATCAGGGTACAACTACTCTTTTTGATGCGGCTATGGAAACTGGGTTATCTGGAACAAGCAGACTGCATGATTTATTTATCAGTATTGAAGGGATGACTCCAGGAGAATATAAAAATGATGGAGAAAATTTAAGCATTAACTATAGCTATGCCCATAGCCCCTTTGGACTGGTTGCTATAGCTTCTACACCTAAAGGATTATGTCATGTGGCATTTATTGATGATGAAGAGAAAGGTTTATATGAGCTTAAAAAACAATTCCCAAAAGCACAATATCATCAACGTGTAGATCAAACACAGGTTAATGCCTTGATGGTCTTTGCAAATGATTGGAGTCAGATTTCTGAAATCAAGCTTCATTTAAAGGGTACAGATTTTCAATTAAAAGTCTGGGAGTCTTTACTTAGAATACCAAAAGGGCAATTGGCCACATATGGGAAAATTGCAGATGTCATAAAAAAGCCAAAGGCTTCTCGTGCCGTAGGCACCGCAATTGGCAGCAATCCCATCGCATATTTAATTCCATGCCACAGGGTCATTCAATCTTCAGGGAACTTAGGAGGTTATCGATGGGATAGTATTCGTAAAACGGCCATTATTGGGTGGGAAGCCGCACAATCACATTAA
- a CDS encoding 2OG-Fe(II) oxygenase: protein MEIKKSGLDGIIWKNVQNEIAQKGYAILENVLDDADCSELIDAFTNSSLYRKTVEMERYRFGSGTYKYFKYPLPSLLSQHREDIYPKLVPVANQWMEDLKMDVTFPENLAELQKKCALNGQHLATPLILKYGKGGYNTLHQDLYGDVYFPMQAVLFLNDPGTDYTGGEFVMTQQVPRAQSKAIVLRPKKGSMLIFTTNFRPMKGKKGHYRVSMKHGVSEVNSGERYTLGIIFHDATS from the coding sequence ATGGAAATCAAAAAAAGTGGATTGGACGGTATTATTTGGAAAAATGTACAAAACGAAATAGCACAAAAGGGATATGCTATTCTAGAAAATGTGCTGGATGATGCAGATTGCTCAGAATTAATCGATGCATTTACGAATTCCAGTCTTTATCGTAAGACTGTGGAAATGGAACGGTATCGCTTTGGATCAGGAACTTATAAATATTTTAAGTACCCACTCCCCAGTTTACTATCGCAGCATAGGGAAGATATTTATCCAAAATTAGTTCCTGTGGCAAACCAATGGATGGAAGATTTAAAAATGGATGTCACTTTTCCAGAAAATTTAGCTGAACTCCAAAAAAAATGCGCACTAAATGGACAACATTTAGCAACCCCATTAATTTTAAAGTATGGGAAAGGAGGTTACAATACGCTGCATCAAGATTTGTACGGAGATGTCTATTTTCCCATGCAAGCTGTTCTGTTTTTAAATGACCCAGGGACTGATTATACTGGCGGTGAATTTGTAATGACACAACAAGTTCCGCGTGCACAATCCAAGGCAATAGTCTTACGTCCAAAAAAAGGCTCCATGCTCATTTTTACAACCAATTTCAGGCCGATGAAAGGAAAAAAAGGACATTATCGTGTTAGTATGAAACATGGGGTTAGTGAGGTAAATTCTGGAGAGCGTTACACCCTAGGCATCATCTTTCATGACGCTACCTCATAG
- a CDS encoding Ada metal-binding domain-containing protein → MQWAGNSKLKIYGTLQCKSGKRLKMENRVFFNSEKEAVQEGYRPCGHCMREDYMAWKNNTLIFVV, encoded by the coding sequence ATACAATGGGCCGGCAATAGTAAGCTTAAAATTTATGGAACCTTGCAGTGCAAATCAGGAAAACGTCTAAAGATGGAGAACCGTGTTTTCTTTAATTCTGAGAAAGAAGCTGTTCAAGAAGGTTATCGCCCCTGTGGTCATTGTATGCGGGAAGATTACATGGCCTGGAAAAACAATACACTTATCTTTGTGGTTTAA
- a CDS encoding GNAT family N-acetyltransferase: METWLNPIELEGELVKLIPMEASHKPDLLAAAADGKLWELWYTSVPSSETIDTYISNALEDRENGLALPFVIIDKKTKSVVGSTRYCSVDASNRRVEIGYTWYAQSTQRTGINTECKYLLLKHAFEDRSAIAVEFKTNFHNFPSRNAILRLGAKQDGIIRNHRIDQQGNIRDTVIFSILENEWPTVKTSIHFKMKRTY, translated from the coding sequence ATGGAAACATGGTTAAACCCGATTGAACTAGAAGGTGAATTGGTTAAACTGATTCCGATGGAAGCATCTCATAAACCTGATTTGTTGGCAGCAGCGGCAGATGGTAAGTTGTGGGAATTATGGTATACTTCGGTGCCTTCTTCAGAAACCATTGATACTTATATAAGTAACGCTCTTGAAGATCGAGAAAATGGCCTTGCGCTACCTTTTGTAATTATTGATAAAAAGACAAAATCTGTTGTTGGTTCTACTAGATATTGTAGTGTAGATGCTTCAAACAGAAGGGTAGAAATCGGGTATACATGGTATGCTCAAAGCACGCAACGTACAGGAATCAATACAGAATGCAAATATCTTTTATTAAAACATGCCTTTGAAGATAGGAGTGCAATTGCGGTAGAATTCAAAACCAACTTTCATAATTTTCCCTCCAGAAATGCCATTCTTAGACTAGGGGCCAAACAGGACGGTATTATAAGAAACCACCGAATTGATCAACAAGGAAACATTCGAGATACGGTTATATTTTCCATTTTAGAAAATGAATGGCCCACAGTAAAAACTTCAATACATTTTAAAATGAAAAGGACTTATTAA
- a CDS encoding glycerate kinase — MKFVLAPDKYKGSLSGEQFCEAVESGIRMVFPDAIIIKKPLADGGDGTIEVVKHYLNASEVKITVKDPLFRNIDAGYLLSNDKKTAFIEMSEASGYKLLAKNEMNCMHTTSFGTGELIADGLKKGVKEIILGIGGSATNDGGMGMATALGYEFLDSNGNKLNPTGENLIKVKRIVEKGALKGLSQTKFKVACDVNNPLYGKNGAAYIYGPQKGASGEEVNFLDQGLKNFAEVIQSAFKVDVQSIPGSGAAGGMGAGTMVFLNAVLTSGVDLVMEMADFENALAETDWIITGEGQLDGQTSSGKTIDGVLKLASTKNIPVAAFCGSVDISVDEMKGLGLTYAISILNEIGNLEDAQNNSFKNLEQATYNFASLLKVNST, encoded by the coding sequence ATGAAGTTTGTATTAGCTCCAGATAAATATAAAGGCTCACTTTCAGGGGAACAGTTTTGCGAAGCCGTTGAAAGTGGAATTAGAATGGTTTTTCCTGATGCTATTATCATTAAGAAACCATTGGCTGATGGGGGAGATGGTACTATAGAAGTTGTAAAGCATTATTTAAATGCTTCTGAAGTCAAGATTACAGTCAAAGATCCTCTTTTTAGGAATATAGATGCCGGATATTTACTTTCTAATGATAAGAAAACAGCTTTTATAGAAATGTCTGAAGCATCAGGGTATAAGCTACTTGCAAAGAATGAAATGAACTGCATGCATACCACATCTTTTGGCACGGGGGAGTTAATTGCAGATGGCTTGAAAAAAGGAGTAAAAGAAATAATTCTTGGTATAGGCGGGAGTGCAACTAACGATGGCGGCATGGGAATGGCAACTGCTTTAGGGTATGAATTCTTAGATAGTAATGGCAACAAATTGAATCCCACAGGGGAAAACTTGATTAAAGTAAAGAGAATTGTAGAAAAAGGAGCTCTCAAAGGACTTTCCCAAACAAAGTTTAAAGTAGCTTGTGATGTAAATAATCCATTATATGGCAAAAACGGGGCAGCATATATCTATGGCCCGCAAAAAGGAGCCTCAGGAGAAGAAGTGAATTTTTTAGATCAAGGGCTTAAAAATTTTGCTGAAGTAATCCAGTCCGCTTTTAAGGTAGATGTGCAAAGTATACCAGGTTCTGGAGCTGCTGGGGGCATGGGTGCTGGCACAATGGTTTTTTTAAATGCAGTATTGACATCTGGAGTAGACCTAGTCATGGAAATGGCGGATTTTGAAAACGCACTGGCAGAGACTGATTGGATCATTACTGGTGAGGGTCAATTGGATGGTCAAACCTCTTCTGGAAAAACTATCGACGGAGTGCTTAAATTGGCAAGTACGAAAAACATACCTGTTGCTGCTTTTTGTGGGTCTGTTGATATTTCAGTTGATGAAATGAAAGGATTGGGACTTACGTATGCCATATCAATTCTAAATGAAATTGGCAATCTTGAGGATGCCCAAAACAATAGCTTTAAAAACCTGGAACAAGCCACTTATAATTTTGCCAGTCTTCTTAAGGTAAATAGTACTTAA